A genomic stretch from Rhodobacterales bacterium HKCCA1288 includes:
- a CDS encoding transporter substrate-binding domain-containing protein, whose amino-acid sequence MAALIFPVQAIAQTGPVLRLATQNLPPYQMIEGDQMTGIAVERIQCALDAMNVPYELIMTVWADAQLGTQTGEYDGFFVGSANSTRAEYSVPSAPVVSEDLAWYMLLSSDVDPNDPSDALSARYSAKFATSKWQFLHRNGYNVVMRPRDAESLLNMLIVGDIDVALEYELIFAHFMEARGLSEDQFQKIPFGRQDMSVHFAQSYIDANPLFLGRFNNEIERCVREIQ is encoded by the coding sequence ATGGCTGCACTGATTTTTCCTGTGCAAGCTATTGCCCAAACTGGGCCTGTGTTGCGGTTAGCCACTCAAAATTTGCCACCCTATCAAATGATTGAAGGGGATCAGATGACAGGTATCGCGGTTGAGCGTATCCAATGTGCCCTTGACGCGATGAATGTGCCCTATGAGCTGATCATGACTGTCTGGGCCGATGCGCAATTGGGCACGCAGACAGGAGAATATGACGGTTTTTTTGTGGGGTCAGCGAACAGCACGCGGGCTGAATATTCGGTTCCTTCGGCGCCTGTCGTGTCCGAGGATTTGGCGTGGTATATGCTACTCTCCTCAGACGTAGATCCAAACGATCCCAGCGATGCATTGTCCGCAAGATACAGTGCCAAATTCGCCACCTCAAAATGGCAGTTTCTTCACCGCAATGGGTATAATGTTGTGATGCGCCCACGTGATGCGGAGTCGCTTTTGAACATGTTGATCGTGGGTGATATCGATGTAGCCCTAGAATATGAGTTGATCTTTGCGCATTTCATGGAGGCCCGTGGCCTGTCCGAAGATCAATTTCAGAAAATTCCTTTTGGGCGTCAGGACATGTCTGTGCATTTTGCGCAATCCTACATCGACGCCAACCCGCTGTTCTTGGGTCGTTTTAATAATGAAATCGAACGCTGCGTGAGGGAAATCCAATGA
- the tssB gene encoding type VI secretion system contractile sheath small subunit, translating into MALNAQQKRVSKNRVSITYDVEDGGSMQKKELPFIIGMIGGYSGDREDKEDLEDRTFYTVDKDNFNDVMTRVGPKLSFTVENKIQNDGSEFQVELDFKSMKDFEPDAIVDKVEPLRNLAATREKLMTLVAKADRSRDLEKVLKEILQDADMVKALGEELGVSAENKGE; encoded by the coding sequence ATGGCACTTAACGCCCAACAGAAGCGTGTAAGTAAGAACCGTGTAAGCATCACGTATGATGTCGAAGACGGCGGTTCGATGCAGAAGAAAGAACTGCCTTTCATTATCGGTATGATTGGTGGCTATTCTGGCGATCGTGAGGATAAAGAAGACCTCGAAGATCGCACATTCTACACAGTCGACAAAGACAACTTTAACGATGTGATGACCCGTGTTGGCCCGAAGTTGAGCTTCACGGTTGAAAATAAAATCCAGAACGACGGGTCTGAGTTCCAAGTCGAGCTTGATTTCAAATCCATGAAGGATTTCGAGCCTGATGCGATTGTCGACAAGGTGGAGCCTTTGCGCAACCTTGCTGCGACCCGTGAGAAACTGATGACCCTTGTCGCTAAAGCGGATCGTTCACGCGATCTGGAGAAGGTTCTGAAGGAAATCCTGCAAGATGCCGACATGGTTAAAGCGCTAGGCGAAGAGCTGGGCGTGAGCGCTGAGAATAAGGGAGAGTAA
- a CDS encoding type VI secretion system contractile sheath large subunit, whose amino-acid sequence MTFVSDHITSSSPLPDGAAGMIAVSHDMLERLKTRFGDVPALTSFLRRTILDIEDALSDQMSAIIEHPEFQEMEARWTGLASVVWAKRGAPSVKIKLLDLSWNELSRDLHYTSELRQSILYKLMGQRELDTMGGEPFGIAMLDHPLSMSLETEFDDLYTAQLVCELGEAVMCPIIMGLADDFLGEKDAAWLSDARRVSNVLHSDEYRSWQALRNRPNARFLSLVMLKTQLRSRYQDRDIGFRFHQWPSQSDGLWASAAYDFLRTVISEFLRYAWFGFLKLVGSYAGEGAVLAPTEHPIPEGCNRGVRAHIRMTRNLAHIYAEQGFIPLAESPKNNLLYFVGNRSVTNTGGNAASEIVTQLQSVMIACRIVHYLKVQIRALIGQVKTSAECEQILNDWFDPYVSGSSSSNELQARFPLQGARVRISESTTDAARFHCEVVVRPQFQIDNVLGDITLRTDFGAGLAGKAA is encoded by the coding sequence GTGACCTTTGTGTCAGATCATATAACTTCTTCATCTCCGCTGCCCGATGGGGCGGCGGGGATGATTGCCGTTTCGCATGACATGTTGGAGCGGCTTAAGACGCGGTTTGGTGATGTTCCCGCGCTAACGTCATTTTTGCGCCGCACGATCTTGGATATCGAAGATGCCCTATCCGATCAGATGAGCGCAATCATCGAACATCCAGAGTTTCAAGAAATGGAGGCAAGATGGACAGGTCTTGCATCCGTTGTTTGGGCAAAACGCGGCGCGCCTTCGGTTAAGATCAAGCTTTTAGATTTAAGCTGGAACGAGCTGTCACGCGATTTGCACTACACAAGCGAGCTGCGTCAATCGATCCTTTATAAACTCATGGGGCAGCGCGAATTGGATACGATGGGCGGAGAGCCCTTTGGCATCGCAATGCTAGATCACCCGCTATCCATGAGCCTTGAGACAGAATTTGACGACCTCTATACCGCACAGCTGGTCTGTGAGTTAGGGGAAGCGGTGATGTGCCCGATCATCATGGGTCTTGCAGATGATTTCTTGGGAGAAAAAGACGCAGCTTGGCTCAGTGATGCGCGGCGCGTGTCCAACGTTCTGCACAGTGATGAATATCGCAGTTGGCAGGCGTTGCGCAATCGTCCGAATGCGCGGTTTTTGTCCTTGGTTATGCTCAAAACGCAACTGCGCAGTCGCTATCAAGACCGAGATATCGGGTTTCGGTTTCACCAATGGCCGTCTCAGAGTGATGGTTTGTGGGCCAGTGCTGCCTATGACTTTTTGCGCACGGTGATTTCTGAATTTTTGCGGTATGCTTGGTTTGGATTTCTTAAGCTTGTTGGGTCGTATGCTGGCGAGGGGGCGGTGCTTGCCCCCACGGAGCATCCCATCCCCGAAGGCTGCAATCGTGGCGTGCGGGCTCATATTCGTATGACCCGAAACCTTGCGCATATCTATGCAGAACAGGGCTTCATTCCCTTGGCCGAAAGTCCAAAAAACAATCTGCTTTATTTTGTGGGGAACCGTTCTGTCACCAACACGGGTGGAAATGCGGCCTCTGAAATTGTGACGCAACTTCAGTCCGTCATGATTGCCTGCCGCATTGTTCATTACCTCAAAGTGCAAATTCGCGCATTGATCGGGCAGGTGAAAACATCCGCCGAATGTGAGCAGATTTTAAACGATTGGTTCGATCCTTATGTGTCAGGGTCAAGCAGTTCGAACGAATTGCAAGCCCGCTTTCCGCTTCAGGGCGCGCGCGTGCGTATATCTGAATCGACCACGGATGCCGCACGTTTTCATTGTGAGGTTGTTGTTCGACCACAGTTCCAAATTGACAACGTTTTGGGCGACATCACGCTGCGCACCGATTTTGGGGCGGGCTTAGCAGGAAAGGCCGCGTAA
- a CDS encoding GPW/gp25 family protein: MSFASAFLNQSAGQSIEDQIGLQVETLLHSIAPEYVVGPEFPNVQLSNLCFGVPMDWALGEGQRNTQVRSMLRDRLEKFEPRLALMSEISLQDKAEENAVTFFIAGAVRSQAGMDQVEITKTLSRMDQYKEEAV; encoded by the coding sequence ATGAGCTTTGCATCCGCCTTTCTAAACCAGTCCGCAGGGCAGAGTATTGAAGACCAAATCGGTCTGCAGGTTGAAACTTTACTGCATTCAATCGCCCCTGAATACGTGGTTGGGCCTGAATTTCCCAATGTGCAACTGTCCAACTTGTGCTTCGGCGTTCCCATGGATTGGGCGTTGGGCGAAGGGCAGCGCAATACGCAAGTCCGCAGTATGTTGCGGGATCGTCTGGAAAAGTTTGAGCCACGCTTGGCCCTGATGTCTGAAATATCACTTCAAGATAAGGCTGAAGAAAACGCAGTCACTTTTTTCATAGCGGGCGCTGTGCGCAGTCAGGCGGGTATGGATCAGGTTGAGATCACCAAGACCCTGTCGCGCATGGATCAATATAAAGAGGAGGCCGTCTAA
- a CDS encoding type VI secretion system baseplate subunit TssF, with protein MEQILQYYETELDYMRRAFAEFEKHHPQKAKALGISAGKSTDADVQRLADSVALHAARLSKRLDDTLPETALDLINMVAPSFLLGAPSYAAVRLDADAETLGDPVFLKKDTVMPVMMSGDAPDCLFTVARDTQLNPCALTNASLERAPLRFDLPNMVQGCEAAICLTISPFDAGQGLSDFGCSSFEIYVSAVGGRKHRLIDVLAGDVIAVGYAPSRDGAAPAQATYMLPKHSFDLSMVQARSSFMPLHAAEPAALSRLRDFLAYPDKASYFTLSDTDGGFSKVQTGPVELRFFLSSQGAQKLSALEMGDISINVVPVINLYRDRSAPVRYDYARMQVPIKPDTATDMHVACLQICNIYELTPDGEVALPNITSLSRREDKNQPIWQERFLVGEFDQARREVSFSIPAQLEDDAPSLDIVADLYCSNGKSAFHLRPDTTVFFRDDRVAETPFRLLGEPSVAVMPDVSAERLWDILALINGNFATVFDADNPVEVLKESLHLAAPDGYCDAANAIWDVNVSQSIAPVQIGRKVLLSAGSHIEVVLDVEALPLSKHVFASALHLYFTSLISYDRFFKLTLRERGRTVPFKTFKRQHGGQICG; from the coding sequence ATGGAACAAATCCTCCAATATTATGAGACCGAGCTTGATTACATGCGCCGCGCTTTTGCGGAATTTGAAAAGCATCATCCGCAAAAAGCAAAAGCTCTTGGGATCAGTGCAGGAAAATCTACAGACGCCGATGTGCAGAGATTGGCTGATTCAGTCGCATTGCACGCTGCGCGCTTGTCGAAACGGTTAGATGACACTTTGCCAGAAACCGCTTTGGATTTGATTAATATGGTCGCCCCAAGTTTCCTGTTGGGCGCGCCAAGTTATGCCGCGGTGCGGTTGGATGCAGATGCGGAAACCTTAGGTGATCCCGTCTTTTTGAAAAAAGATACGGTTATGCCTGTGATGATGAGCGGTGATGCCCCCGATTGTCTATTCACAGTCGCCCGCGACACCCAGTTAAACCCATGCGCCCTTACAAATGCCTCACTAGAGCGTGCGCCCTTGCGATTTGATTTGCCTAACATGGTGCAAGGTTGCGAGGCGGCGATATGTTTAACAATCAGCCCATTTGACGCTGGCCAAGGCTTGTCTGACTTTGGATGTTCAAGCTTTGAAATCTATGTGTCGGCTGTCGGGGGACGCAAGCATCGCTTGATTGATGTTTTGGCAGGGGATGTGATTGCGGTAGGTTACGCCCCAAGTCGTGACGGGGCGGCCCCTGCCCAAGCGACTTATATGCTGCCGAAACACAGTTTTGATTTGTCGATGGTGCAAGCGCGGTCAAGTTTCATGCCGCTGCACGCCGCTGAACCTGCCGCATTATCCCGTTTGCGCGATTTTTTAGCCTATCCTGACAAAGCATCGTATTTCACGCTCTCGGATACGGATGGTGGATTTTCAAAAGTTCAAACCGGCCCAGTTGAGTTGCGCTTTTTCCTTTCCAGTCAGGGGGCGCAAAAGCTCTCAGCGCTAGAGATGGGCGATATATCGATCAATGTTGTTCCGGTGATCAATCTATATCGCGACCGTTCTGCGCCCGTACGCTATGATTATGCGCGTATGCAAGTGCCGATCAAACCTGACACAGCGACCGACATGCATGTCGCGTGTTTGCAAATTTGTAATATTTACGAATTGACCCCTGACGGCGAAGTGGCTCTTCCGAATATCACCTCGCTAAGCAGGCGCGAGGATAAAAACCAGCCCATATGGCAAGAACGCTTTTTGGTGGGTGAATTCGATCAAGCGCGCCGTGAAGTGAGCTTTTCAATCCCTGCCCAACTTGAAGACGATGCGCCATCTTTGGACATTGTGGCAGATCTTTATTGCTCTAATGGGAAATCCGCCTTCCATCTGCGACCCGATACAACGGTATTTTTCCGTGACGATCGCGTGGCTGAGACGCCGTTTCGTTTGCTGGGTGAACCCAGCGTGGCCGTTATGCCAGATGTAAGCGCAGAACGCTTGTGGGACATACTTGCATTAATAAACGGTAATTTTGCGACAGTGTTCGATGCTGATAACCCTGTCGAGGTGCTCAAAGAGTCCCTGCATCTTGCGGCGCCTGATGGGTATTGCGATGCCGCAAATGCGATTTGGGATGTGAATGTTAGCCAATCCATCGCGCCTGTCCAAATCGGGCGCAAGGTGTTGCTTTCTGCGGGTAGCCATATTGAAGTGGTGTTGGATGTTGAGGCGCTGCCTCTCTCCAAACATGTGTTTGCTTCGGCACTGCACCTCTATTTCACGTCACTTATCAGCTACGATCGCTTCTTTAAACTTACTCTGCGGGAGCGTGGCAGAACTGTCCCTTTCAAAACCTTCAAGCGTCAGCATGGGGGGCAGATATGCGGATAA
- a CDS encoding type VI secretion system tube protein Hcp: MSGLFMRIDGIDKFPGMATVKEIAGKKGFFPVNNYSLGFSRAVHVAVGSAGDAEVGVPGISDLVVTRGADNASAVLSTLFFAPGDKGKTFEILETKQKNDGKGLIPVKIVTVEQGRLSSYDVTPGQNSMSISFTTVSITYYIEDEAGAVTKGDTVKFDLKTGELVSGNAEAKK; this comes from the coding sequence ATGTCCGGACTGTTTATGCGGATCGATGGGATCGACAAATTCCCTGGAATGGCCACTGTCAAAGAGATTGCGGGAAAGAAAGGCTTCTTTCCTGTGAATAATTACTCGTTGGGGTTCTCCCGCGCAGTGCATGTAGCGGTTGGCTCGGCGGGGGATGCCGAAGTGGGTGTTCCCGGAATTTCCGACCTCGTAGTCACGCGCGGCGCAGATAATGCTTCTGCGGTTTTGTCGACCCTATTTTTTGCCCCAGGTGACAAAGGCAAAACATTTGAAATTTTAGAAACCAAACAAAAGAACGATGGTAAGGGCTTGATCCCTGTCAAGATCGTCACGGTCGAGCAGGGCCGTCTGTCGAGCTATGATGTAACCCCTGGTCAAAACAGTATGAGCATTTCGTTCACCACTGTTTCGATCACCTATTACATCGAGGACGAAGCAGGGGCGGTCACCAAAGGCGATACCGTCAAGTTTGATCTCAAGACCGGTGAGCTTGTGTCAGGCAACGCTGAAGCGAAGAAGTAA
- the tssH gene encoding type VI secretion system ATPase TssH, with product MASLTKLVARLSPSLRAALENAVGEAMKRKVTTVEPAHWLFHVIFGNNTALQGFLEDQGVSLSDLQSELERAMPYGTGEAQSQPTLSGNLSKLIEQAWLHGSIELGFGEITPELFFLVSQLPNALGAKPVALTALRPLSTDALSDFAAKSAKAAAGLAPTSVSGAGQPASSGQGTALQKYTVNLTEQARAGQLDRVLGRTAEVSKAIDVLLRKRQNNPILLGAPGVGKTAVVEGLAQKIASGEVPEQLQGADLVALDMGLLQAGASVKGEFEERLKNVIKEVQASETPIIVFIDEAHTMIGAGGTEGQNDAANLLKPALARGEFRTVAATTFAEYKKYFEKDPALSRRFQPITIEEPSRDASVNILRAVAEGLSKHHDVMVREDAIKAAVDLSIQFMPSRRLPDKAISLMDTACARVALSQHARPVQIETLEEELRFLEAELNKLDADARMFGDADFDPSDLNSNIEDLQATVSERIAMWQDQKAKVESKLNVARAAAEDSGAVSAQGQDDEDGTVLVHPWVARATIAEVVSDWTGVPMSNVSASEAERLLHLEESLKKRVIGQDDAIDAIARSLKIARAGLTDTRKPIGVFLMCGPSGVGKTETALAIADQFFGGEEAVTTINMTEFKEAHKVSMLLGAAAGYVGYGKGGVLTEAVRRRPYSVLLLDEMEKAHREIQDVFFQIFDKGHISDSEGNDVDFRNTIVIMTSNAGGEEIRDYIDGADHPPTSQELADHLRPLLLDWFSPAFIGRTELIAYRPLTPEVGSKLTEIHLNRIKKRIAAQYGAAFGWEKSFVDYVVRSNSDPLSGGRALEAIINKKFLPRLAEECITRVIEDRPMQSITVSHDGTDVVLKME from the coding sequence TTGGCGAGCCTCACGAAACTTGTTGCCCGACTATCACCCTCTCTCCGCGCCGCTTTGGAGAATGCGGTGGGAGAAGCCATGAAACGCAAGGTGACGACAGTCGAACCTGCGCATTGGTTGTTCCATGTGATTTTTGGAAACAACACGGCTCTGCAGGGTTTCTTAGAAGACCAAGGTGTGTCGCTGTCGGATCTTCAGTCTGAGCTTGAACGTGCGATGCCCTATGGCACAGGCGAAGCCCAATCGCAGCCAACCTTATCGGGCAATCTGAGTAAATTGATTGAGCAAGCATGGCTGCATGGGTCGATTGAACTTGGGTTTGGGGAGATAACACCCGAGTTGTTTTTCCTTGTCAGCCAGCTACCGAATGCGCTTGGGGCTAAGCCCGTTGCGTTGACGGCTTTGCGTCCTTTGTCGACCGATGCTTTATCTGATTTTGCGGCCAAATCAGCGAAAGCAGCAGCCGGCCTTGCCCCTACATCCGTCAGTGGTGCAGGTCAGCCCGCGTCCAGCGGTCAAGGCACGGCGCTTCAGAAATACACGGTCAATTTGACAGAGCAGGCTCGTGCAGGGCAGCTTGACCGTGTTCTGGGTCGCACGGCCGAAGTGTCCAAGGCGATTGATGTATTGTTACGCAAGCGCCAGAATAACCCCATTCTTCTGGGAGCGCCAGGCGTTGGGAAGACGGCCGTGGTGGAGGGGCTCGCGCAAAAAATTGCTTCGGGGGAAGTCCCAGAACAACTTCAAGGTGCAGACCTTGTGGCGCTAGATATGGGGCTTTTGCAGGCTGGTGCGAGTGTAAAAGGTGAATTCGAAGAACGCCTGAAAAACGTGATCAAAGAGGTGCAAGCCTCTGAAACTCCAATCATCGTTTTCATCGATGAAGCGCATACAATGATTGGCGCAGGGGGCACAGAAGGCCAGAATGATGCGGCTAACCTGTTAAAACCTGCTTTGGCGCGCGGTGAATTCCGCACAGTCGCGGCCACGACTTTTGCAGAATACAAAAAGTATTTTGAAAAAGACCCAGCCCTCTCTCGCCGGTTCCAGCCGATTACAATTGAAGAGCCATCTCGTGATGCATCAGTGAATATTTTGCGTGCCGTGGCGGAGGGGCTAAGCAAGCATCATGATGTCATGGTGCGCGAGGACGCGATTAAAGCGGCAGTGGATTTGTCGATCCAGTTCATGCCATCACGCCGTTTGCCTGATAAGGCGATTAGCCTGATGGACACAGCCTGCGCACGCGTGGCCTTGTCGCAGCATGCACGGCCTGTCCAAATTGAGACATTGGAAGAAGAGCTCCGCTTTCTTGAGGCGGAATTGAACAAACTCGATGCCGATGCGCGGATGTTTGGTGATGCTGATTTTGATCCAAGCGACCTCAATTCGAATATTGAAGATTTGCAAGCCACTGTCTCTGAGCGTATCGCAATGTGGCAGGATCAAAAGGCCAAGGTTGAATCCAAGCTCAACGTGGCGCGTGCCGCTGCTGAGGACAGTGGCGCGGTGAGTGCGCAGGGCCAAGACGATGAAGATGGCACTGTTCTCGTTCATCCATGGGTGGCGCGCGCGACCATCGCCGAGGTTGTTTCAGATTGGACGGGCGTGCCAATGTCAAATGTCAGCGCCAGCGAAGCTGAACGCCTATTGCATCTGGAAGAAAGCCTCAAAAAACGTGTCATCGGCCAAGATGATGCGATTGATGCTATTGCACGCTCGTTGAAGATCGCACGCGCAGGCCTCACAGATACGCGTAAGCCGATTGGTGTGTTTCTTATGTGTGGGCCGTCTGGCGTGGGAAAAACTGAAACGGCCCTTGCAATAGCGGATCAGTTTTTTGGTGGAGAGGAAGCCGTCACAACGATCAACATGACGGAGTTCAAAGAGGCCCATAAAGTCTCAATGTTGTTAGGTGCCGCCGCAGGGTATGTTGGCTATGGCAAAGGTGGTGTTTTGACCGAAGCTGTGCGCCGCCGCCCCTATTCCGTGTTGTTGCTTGATGAGATGGAAAAGGCGCATCGCGAAATTCAGGATGTGTTTTTTCAGATTTTCGACAAGGGCCATATTTCAGACAGCGAAGGCAATGATGTCGATTTTCGGAACACGATTGTCATTATGACATCAAATGCGGGTGGTGAGGAAATCCGTGACTATATTGATGGTGCAGATCACCCCCCAACCTCACAGGAACTGGCCGATCATTTGCGGCCTCTTTTGCTGGATTGGTTTAGCCCAGCCTTTATCGGTCGAACGGAATTGATTGCCTATCGTCCTTTGACCCCAGAGGTTGGCAGCAAGTTGACCGAAATCCATCTCAATCGGATTAAAAAACGAATTGCAGCGCAATATGGCGCAGCGTTTGGTTGGGAGAAAAGTTTTGTCGATTATGTGGTGCGCAGTAATTCCGACCCTTTGTCTGGGGGGCGCGCACTTGAGGCAATTATTAACAAAAAATTCCTTCCTAGATTGGCCGAAGAATGCATCACACGCGTGATTGAAGATCGGCCAATGCAGTCAATCACAGTCTCGCATGATGGCACGGATGTCGTCTTGAAGATGGAGTAA
- a CDS encoding type VI secretion system baseplate subunit TssG, producing MRIKDDTPSVLIDLPLVQADRLNNPYFQRALDQGAFDPFPDGSVTDGAVAKNSGSFDARLAHGPLTKFDGALPDHIQFAMLAGLHADDAGLRDFLAIFDRRLLQLQLRVERASVLVSTQDQKGQRAASILSRLLQMLARGEDDPRLLKLLMPLLSRTRSLAGLRDILAWWTGSPVEVSADFKTMRPIDRDSLGRLTSCPETGVALGQGAILGRFGRTPMGHISVHISCANRAELNRMIADTDALAEMRSIAAQYLRDRAPVTFFANLTRACLNAPRLSATAAQADRLGAYNLLNPARHPHAAAQIKLTQIPA from the coding sequence ATGCGGATAAAGGATGATACCCCTTCTGTTTTGATTGATCTGCCATTGGTGCAGGCGGATCGCCTGAATAATCCATATTTTCAACGCGCATTAGATCAAGGCGCATTTGACCCTTTCCCAGATGGAAGTGTGACGGATGGTGCTGTAGCGAAAAATAGCGGAAGCTTTGATGCGCGTTTGGCGCATGGCCCATTGACCAAGTTTGATGGTGCTTTGCCTGATCATATTCAATTTGCAATGCTTGCGGGTTTACACGCTGACGATGCGGGCTTGCGTGATTTCCTGGCTATTTTTGACCGCCGTCTTTTGCAACTGCAACTGCGGGTCGAGCGAGCGTCTGTTCTTGTGTCGACACAGGATCAGAAAGGCCAAAGGGCAGCTTCTATCCTGTCGCGACTTTTGCAAATGTTGGCGCGCGGGGAGGATGATCCGCGGCTCTTGAAACTGTTGATGCCACTTTTGTCGCGCACGCGTAGCCTTGCAGGATTGCGGGATATTTTGGCGTGGTGGACGGGGTCGCCAGTTGAGGTTAGCGCTGATTTCAAGACAATGCGTCCCATTGATCGCGATAGCCTTGGGCGGTTGACCAGCTGCCCAGAAACGGGGGTGGCCCTTGGACAAGGAGCCATTTTGGGGCGTTTTGGGCGCACGCCGATGGGGCATATCTCAGTGCATATCTCTTGCGCCAACCGCGCTGAATTGAACCGCATGATTGCCGATACAGATGCCTTGGCTGAAATGCGGAGCATCGCGGCGCAATATTTGCGTGATCGCGCACCTGTCACCTTCTTTGCCAATCTCACGCGCGCCTGCCTTAATGCGCCGCGGCTCTCAGCAACAGCTGCTCAAGCGGATCGCTTGGGGGCTTACAACCTACTTAATCCTGCTCGCCATCCCCATGCGGCGGCGCAGATAAAACTTACGCAAATACCAGCATAG
- the tssC gene encoding type VI secretion system contractile sheath large subunit codes for MAETEAGGGAAPATETNVSLLDRALEATSQTPADQTKELLSVLTAQAMEGSIVWDQNVGVTIRKAVAEIDKLMSKQMSAILQNEKFKALEGSWRGVQKVVRESELGPQQKIKLVDYNKEELLEQFEDAPAVDRSPLFESLYQDEFGTAGGEPYGLLIGDYFFGYGDEDVALLTYMAETAAACHAPFIAAAGAEMFEYKSYESFAEGRPVAAGFSSPTYAAWNGFRDSDESRYVTLTLPATLARLPYGANGGKAKTFDFHELDVDKEGNQRPKNNSELVWSNAAYDMALKMNEAFTAFGWCTAIRGLDNGGKVDQLPNLTFKSDAGDVQQACPTEVSLTDEREKELSDLGFLPLVHYKNTSHAVFIGSQTTQRPKEYVDPDATSNAAISARLPYIMASSRIAHYLKVMGRDMLGSNLEANDIKAQLQSWIDQYTNAGAMGNAERSKTPLAESTIEVIEQPGKPGAYSAVAYLRPWLQLEELTTSVRMVTKIPGG; via the coding sequence ATGGCAGAGACAGAAGCAGGTGGCGGCGCAGCGCCAGCCACGGAGACGAATGTTAGCCTCTTGGATCGGGCGCTTGAAGCAACCTCTCAAACCCCAGCTGACCAGACCAAAGAATTGCTTTCGGTTCTGACTGCACAGGCCATGGAAGGTTCAATTGTTTGGGATCAAAACGTTGGCGTGACCATCCGCAAGGCGGTGGCCGAGATCGATAAGCTGATGTCCAAGCAGATGTCTGCAATCTTGCAAAACGAAAAGTTCAAGGCACTCGAAGGTTCTTGGCGCGGCGTGCAAAAAGTTGTGCGCGAGTCTGAGCTTGGGCCGCAGCAGAAGATCAAGCTTGTTGACTACAACAAAGAAGAACTGCTGGAGCAATTTGAAGATGCACCCGCGGTTGATCGTAGCCCATTGTTTGAATCTCTTTACCAAGATGAGTTCGGCACTGCGGGCGGCGAACCTTATGGCCTGCTGATAGGCGATTACTTCTTTGGCTATGGTGATGAGGATGTCGCCCTTCTGACCTATATGGCGGAAACGGCTGCCGCCTGTCACGCACCGTTCATCGCAGCCGCTGGCGCTGAGATGTTCGAGTATAAGAGCTATGAAAGCTTCGCCGAAGGTCGCCCTGTCGCGGCGGGCTTTTCCTCACCAACATATGCCGCGTGGAACGGGTTCCGGGACAGCGATGAATCTCGCTATGTCACGCTGACCTTGCCTGCAACGCTGGCGCGTCTGCCCTATGGTGCAAATGGTGGTAAGGCTAAAACTTTCGATTTCCACGAATTGGATGTCGACAAGGAAGGCAACCAGCGTCCAAAAAACAACAGCGAGCTTGTTTGGTCGAATGCGGCCTATGACATGGCGTTGAAGATGAACGAAGCCTTTACTGCCTTTGGGTGGTGCACGGCGATCCGTGGTCTGGACAATGGTGGTAAGGTGGATCAATTGCCCAACCTGACCTTCAAGTCTGACGCGGGCGATGTTCAGCAAGCCTGCCCGACTGAGGTAAGCCTGACGGATGAACGTGAAAAGGAACTGTCTGATCTCGGCTTCCTGCCGCTTGTGCATTACAAAAACACAAGCCACGCAGTCTTTATCGGCAGCCAAACAACGCAGCGCCCGAAGGAATATGTTGATCCTGATGCGACCTCGAACGCGGCTATTTCCGCGCGTTTGCCTTACATCATGGCGTCCAGCCGTATTGCGCATTACCTCAAGGTTATGGGGCGCGATATGCTTGGGTCTAACCTTGAGGCGAATGATATCAAGGCGCAGCTTCAATCATGGATTGATCAGTACACCAACGCTGGTGCTATGGGGAACGCCGAGCGTTCTAAAACGCCATTGGCTGAGAGCACCATTGAGGTGATCGAGCAGCCTGGCAAACCAGGCGCCTATTCTGCGGTGGCCTACTTGCGCCCTTGGTTGCAGCTCGAAGAGCTTACAACTTCGGTTCGTATGGTCACAAAGATCCCTGGCGGTTGA